The genomic region ATGAATTGCTTCATACCAATCCGGATACTATTGTTCGATGGGCGTTTGGCCCTCAAGTAGAATATGGtgtccacacattcaaatatgtattcTGGGCATTTGGCCCCGCTATTATGGCGTACCAACAATGTATTCCTATACTTTGTATTGATGGGACTCATTTGAAGGGTAACTACATTGGCAAGATGCTTACAGCGGTAGCCAAAAATGCTAACGGGAAAATTCTGCCTGTTGCATTTGCAGTAGTTGATAATGAATCAAACGAGACTTGGGCTTGGTTTTTGGAATTGGTCCAAACACATGTTAATGTCAGTAACAGAGATTTGTGTGTTATATCTGATCATCATGTAGGTATACTTAATGCGATGGCTAACCAACAATATGGTTGGCATCATTGTTATTGCTTGTGTTGGAGGGACGGTTCCACGATGCAAAGTAATAGATACAAACTTGCAGTGCGTGGAATTAAAACATTGAGTGAGGCGGCTTGGAAATATTTAGAAGACGCTGATCTTCATAAGTGGAATTTGTATAGAGACAGCTTTCGTTTGCATTGGGGTAACTTAACAACAAACACAGCCGAGTCGTTGAACAATGTTTTGCGTCATGCACGTATGATTCCAGTCAAAGCGTGCA from Rutidosis leptorrhynchoides isolate AG116_Rl617_1_P2 chromosome 9, CSIRO_AGI_Rlap_v1, whole genome shotgun sequence harbors:
- the LOC139868121 gene encoding uncharacterized protein; its protein translation is MVAATMKNKDNVWIITKWFEGHICYGSVQSNNNRCLTSSIVATDIISYICQDIAYEIKHIQTHVKKVWKVDISYAKAWNFRRIAIECFFGTWQRNLAELPTYVDELLHTNPDTIVRWAFGPQVEYGVHTFKYVFWAFGPAIMAYQQCIPILCIDGTHLKGNYIGKMLTAVAKNANGKILPVAFAVVDNESNETWAWFLELVQTHVNVSNRDLCVISDHHVGILNAMANQQYGWHHCYCLCWRDGSTMQSNRYKLAVRGIKTLSEAAWKYLEDADLHKWNLYRDSFRLHWGNLTTNTAESLNNVLRHARMIPVKACMDL